The Oryzias melastigma strain HK-1 linkage group LG15, ASM292280v2, whole genome shotgun sequence genome includes the window CTACACACAAAAtgagaacacacacaaaaccacacacaccctgtgactttaaaaaaacatgttgtttttggaaggattattattatcatcattCTTCCAATTTGAACTCAAACTTGACCCtttgaaaatgtacaaaaactcaccaaaactcCCAGATACTTCTGGTCtggtgaaaaataatttatgcaattgacattttttaggaaCAGGGGGGGGGatctgctgaagctgctgaagctgctgaagctAGGAGTCACaagcaacttcctgtttctgacGGGCTTCAACAACATTAAAGGTGTCATGGACACAAGAAGACCTCATGTTAGAAGTCTGACAAAAGAAATATCAACATTTAACTAATCATTTCCTCTTTTCAAAATTGAAggaacaaataattttaaacaaacctGTTGGATTCTTCTCCTTTGTAGTAATCTGCTGCCTGCTCGTAGTGAGCGATAGCCTGACATGACAAACACACGTAAGAGTGGAACCAGAACATGTTCCAGAGCTTCTGAATGACAGCGGGCCGGGTTTACCTTCTCAATGTCCACCAGCTCAGACTCGTAGATCTCTGCGATGGTGATGTGATGTTTGGCTGCGATAGTGAAGCGACCCTGAAATCAGGCCAGATGCATTCAGTCCAACTTTGAGCAGGAAATCACAGTTGGGGAGGGATTTGGGGCTGGGGGGCTTACCATGTCAGTGTAGATGTCAATGGCCTGGTTTAGACAGTTAATGGCCTCTGtgcagagaaaagagaaaaaaaactgctcagATTCCTCCCTCTGTGAGAACattgagggggggggggctgtggACTGCAGTGGGGGCAAGATCAATCATTTAGAAAAGCTCAGTTTTCTAGAACTaaagttaacacatttatagCTGCTGTTGAAATGTTCTGATCCCCCCCCTCCGCATTATGTTCTCAGAAATCCCTCAAGCTTGATCAAAATCAAAGAATGACAGCAGACCTGACAGCCTCTCCTCTAACAGCAGACCATGTGCTGCTTCAGCAAAAACAGCGTTCTCCTCCACAACAGGACAAATCAAAGCTTCCCATGAAATGATTATTACTCAAATAGTATGGTGGCCTAGATTTGGAAGGGGTCACCGTTAACCCCCTTCCCCCTTCTTAAAATTGTGCTCTGCTTTAAATGAGCTCATTCCAgatgattgatctgaaactgagAGGAAAACGTCAAGATGGAAGAGTGAAGCAAGAACAAATGTCAGAGCAGatctacaaaaacaacaaaacagatgCGTTCAGGTCCTCCAGGAAATGCTAGTGATAGACAGCAGACATTAAGAGGgttgatgatggatggatggatggatggacggacggacggatggatggatggatggatggatggacggacggatggatggatggatggatggatNNNNNNNNNNNNNNNNNNNNNNNNNNNNNNNNNNNNNNNNNNNNNNNNNNNNNNNNNNNNNNNNNNNNNNNNNNNNNNNNNNNNNNNNNNNNNNNNNNgatggatggatggacggatggatggatggacggacggacggacggacggatggatggatggacggatggattcCTGCACTTCTTCCCACTTCAATCCCGTTTTAGTTTCTGTTCAGGTCACGCCCACATTCATCATCATTAATCTCCTTTACGTTAATTTGCAGCACAAAAGACCAACTAACCAGTGTAAGTTTAAACCCAGACTTAAACCAGTCTGACTACTTCATCCTTCACTAGTTGTTGTATTCCTGTTTGCCACTCCAGAGAAAGAGGGAGGAGCTGAGCACATCCAAGTGCAGGAGATATAAAGGCACGTGCACACATGAGCACACTTTGACCTAGAAGCTACAGGTTTGCTGCTCAGCAGCTGAGAAAATACTTCctgttgtttctgctgcagctggaaggGCCTATGAGAAATGATATGGTAATTTAATCCAGATTACTTTAATTTGTGTTGGAGCAGCAGAGTATGGGCAACATAGatcttaaataaagtttaaagactGAATGTAAGAACACAGAACACATCTCCATGGTAACCAGACTGAAGCAATGAATAACTCCAGCCAGGAAAATTCCAGCTAATTAGCTTTTCCTGGTTTAGTGTGGGACCCTTCTGGACTGAGTCACTGTTTTGATGTCCTGACTTTACCCGGCCACTCTGATGTTGTCTGCACTCTCACCTTGTGGGTCAGCCTTCTTGTAGGCGTTTCCGGCATCAACAAAGCTGGTGGCCGAGTCCAGTTTGTTCTGGAGCTGCATGTGGAGCCGAGCGGCCTGACAGAACGCGTTCCCTGCAGCTgctcacacacaaacgcacaaagAGTGGATATTAAAATAACCCCTAAAGCATCTAAACACATCAAGCTGCTGATCTTGGCTTTTGTCGGCACATCTGCTTCAGGAGCTCCTCCCTGCAGACTCAGCTGTAAATCACAGCCGTGCACGTGTGTTTGTCACCCACCGCTCCAGTTTTTGGCCATCTTGAACATGTTGGCCGCTCTGGCATACATCTCGCAGGCGTCCTCCACCTTATGGTTCCCTCTTCAACAGAAACAAGATGAGAAGACAAACATGAGACATTCCTCTTACACTGTGTCTGAGCATTACCATGACGACAGGTTTCTGTAGAGTCACCTCAGACTGTGAGTGTGAACGAGCAGATGAGCCTGCAGAGGCCCAAACCAAGTCAGGTTCATACCACGGAAGTATGGAGCCAAATTAGGGCcaataatatttgaaacccaaataaaacaaattaaaaaattattggtgtttgaccaaaaaaaaagtgaaatgtccaaaactttttgctattctataataaacttaattattttcagcttcaaatgttctgtttcttaggtttcaaaactcaaaatttctaattcaaaactcttttttcaatttcaaatctttttttttttaactttcaactatTAATTTCCTGATTTGGAATCTTAAAATTTGAGTTTCCAAACTTTTATCCCTGTTGTGGCATgttgggcggggctaacacggaggacagtgaacgcaccaggacgGAAGTTGCCACCCTCACTGATTTTGATTgctcctttgtgttagccccgccccaatggggccaaaagtttcaACAGAATCTgcctacagaaaaaaatatggcacCTGAAATTACTAGCTGGAAGTCCCTTCTCCTGATGGAGCCGGCCGCAAAAAACATTTCGTTTTAAGCTTTCTACCGTTTTTCATggttcttttctcttttatccGTCCATTAATTTATCtcatcagctgattcacagagaaaaaaacattaacagatTATTCTCATGCAAAGGCattaaagctgatagttctgaaaaggttttaaaatatcattttgaaaagttttccTAAAGTTTGGGAAATTTCCACTTGCGCAAATTTACGTAAAGTTACGATTTCCGCTTCTGGCTACAGACTGATTCTGGCGCCGTCTTGTGTGTCTCCAGAAACCCCTCAAAAGTTTGTCAACAGTTGaaactaaaaacaatatttagaaTTGAATTTTTgggttttgaaacctaaaaaactgaacatttgaagctgaaaataattaagtttattttagaatagcaaaaagtttttttttttacttgttttggccaaacaccaatattttcttcaaaaggtttaatttgagtttcaaataatattggccctaatttagctccatagagaAGTTGATGACAggcaggaaaagaaaacttgctATTTCAGAGAAAGTGGGAGAAACTGAGCTCACATGTGCAGCAACAAGGAAGGATTAGAGGACAGACCAGCTCTGAGGCGCAGCAGCAGAGGAGTCATGGTTACACATTGTTTCCATTCGCTGGACCTGGACTACATTCAATTAGCCTTGAACTCTGAACGATGTTTGAAAATCTAGAAACAGAACAAGCGTCTGGACCTGCAGCGTCTCCCATCAAGGACTGAGTTCCAGACCATGAACTCGTTACATAAACATGCAGGAAACACACGTGACCCAGATCTGAAGCTGTTGCACAGAAACCATACCAACATGAAGAACCCTAAAATTCACTGACATTTTGAATTCCCCTAATTTCACCATCCTGCTATGATAATAAAGCTTTGTTTGTCTGGTCATTTCGTTTTATCCATCACACTCTCACCTGGTTCGCTGACTTTTGCAGTGATGAACTCTGGACAGAAGCAGCTCATCACTGCACCAAATCTCTCGCTATTTTGGCAGGAGTCCGACAAGTAACTGAAAGTCAATGTAACTGTAACGGGATTACTTCTGCCTTCGTTGACAGTGAATGTAACCGCGGGTCAGCAGGCTGAAGGTTAGTTTTGGAGCGTGTTCCATAGACCTGGATGAGACGACTTGATGCGTAACGCGCCCCCTGGCGGTCACGCGCTGAACTGACGGCCGGACTCGCTGAGTCCCGTTACTGCGCTCATCACTCACGGAAAAATCCTCTGCTCCCGTTTTCACCGTAAACATCCGCCCCTCCCCCACGCGTGAGGGCGCGCGCACACACGCACGCAATCCTCCTCCGCAGAAGCTGAACGTTCCTGCAGCCTCACCAGCGTCAGGACGCGCGCGCGTGCCCGAACGGAGCGTCTCTGCGGCGTGAAGCGGCAGCTGAAACGTTACCGCACAACACAGCTGACGGAGAAACGCGCAGGGGAGGcctttcatttgatttattcaatgaatgaattcatttattttgggaGGGGTGCAGAGATCCCCCCCCCCGCCCCGAAGCGGTAAACAGAGCGAAAGCGCATCGCTTACCCGAACATCCCCCCCAGGAAGGATCCGGACGCCTTGACCTTCTTGTCCGCTTCAGCCATCAGCTGCATGGCCTCCTTCTCTTTGCCGGTGTTGTCCATAGCGGGCCGGGGGTGGCAGGGAAACGGGCCGCAGAGGTTCGGAGAGGAGCGGGTTGGTGCTGATGCTGAGGGTCCTgacgatgaggaggaggatgctcTTCCTCGATGGcggagaaaatgtatttttcatgcCTCACTTTCGCCCCCTGCTGAAGAGGAAAGGCTCGTGCGGGGAGAGGAGGCAGATGCTTTTCtgtgaatgaaatgtttttggaaaataaaatggagtttaatttttatttcaaaataaaagtctgtctgTAAACCCTCACGTTTCATCAGAGTTTCATCAAAAgcagtttctctgttttctgaTTATCCACACCTTTATCTCAAACAAACAGGTGAACCACTGAAGATTCCACAATGAAGGCAAGATCGATTTGTACAAACCTGTATTTGGGCTCATAAAGATGATTATAATATCAGCTGAACATATGTAATCTCTGTTTTCGTACACTCTTCATCAAACAcctccatttatttattttttctaacttttcctGTTTAGCAAACAGATTAAGAGCTGCTAACATGTCTTcagttgaggaagcagaggctggaaacattgaataaaaaaataaaatgaaaacacaaacaaaagtgtATTTGGAAAGattattttgggaaaaaagaGTCGGtgagaaaactgaagaaaagccttctacctaaaaaaaacaaataaataaatcaattccaaTATTtaattctgtcagcggtccttttggatttacttacatttattcctttttgtcgagataaaaggagcatttgggtggcGCTGCTGCAGATCGGCGTGTGCCCCCCCTCGCGCGCAGCAGCAGTTTGTCCCTTCATATgtgctgccacgttacagtctgatcagatgcacgtgagaagcgcgttcagcggtatttaaaataaataaccatcctgacaagtgaacagctggatatttttatctgtttgaaaacacgaccaggtcctttaatgtttctctcgcgctcctcagacggctgtgtctaattcaggctgaagcccagtgtcagtaaaatgcgtacatattccacgatttgggaaataccgtgtataatatactccAAAACCGGTTCATGgcaaaaacaattgagattttcagGTTCATGTTACNtagaggagctggttttggggcgtattgaaatggatggagatttttcgcagaactgtaatggaaattgacttttttcttattaaatgcgcttctgaagtgaaaaaacaaacttttcgcATCAggtaatatatacttaattattcctcataatttttacataataattcaaatattatgcaaatacatagaattttctagtaaagaagttaagtttacttatcagaaatgtgattgtttattagtaagatctacttttcaaattgttgtaatcacttttggagcattcattaaaattatgtaaattttattagagaaatttaTGTTTGCTCTATTTACTTAAGATTAGATGATAACCTTACTTGTGGACgtaagtaaattttactagactgttgttggtagtttttatattcataaatgcagtaaaattgaATCAagaattgttagtgcaaattgttacgagtattttcttaagtaaatctttttagttttttttttttcagtggtcTGTCTGAGTACAGCGGGCGCCATGAGagataattatgctaagaaatcagtgtctttacatagagaagtatcattattcattattaataatgtagaactaaaggcaaactaagcaaatgtattatttcaaactggtagcccttcgtttgattcagtacccatgaagtagcccgcagtttcaaaaaggttggtgacccctgctttagacgcTCACTACCACATAGTTGAAGGACTTATGTCTCTTTGCATTTCCATAGATTTACTCACTTTTGGTTAGATCAGTGGGTCTGATTCCTGCATCCTGCATCAAGttgataatattcctgcctgttttaactcgtagttatgttaaaaatgtaactttttccaatgtttttaagttttaaaaatgtggttttagtgtgttcaatgaatgtttctcccgttcggcccacgacctaaggtgtgttttggattttggcccctgtgcgatggagtttgacaccccgctCTACAGGCATGGAAACACCGACCACATATCTTCTCCAGGCCCTCTGAAGGGTTGAGGCTGCAGAGTCTCCTGTTGGGGTTTATGTTCCTCCTGTATCAGCAAGCTAAAAGTGGGAGAATAGgtcactgtaaaaataaaacaatgaattatttttcttcaatgtaAAAGCATAATGTATTATTCTTAAAGGGGGAAAATGGTCTGAAATTCAtgatttaaatctaaacatttttcaaaatcctattattttttttctgacgtGACCACAAGTGTCTCCAAATAACGTTTAATAAATTGTGGAGTGGAATAATGTAACATCACTGAATGATAGTAAAGAGATTCACATCTTTACGTTtcagtttatagttttttttttgaaactgtcaaaaatgtggaaaaaataatgaattcagAATTCAAATGTAGAGATAGATGATCAATTAGGTTTGTTTTTGGCTGAATTCATTTATCAGATGTCAGACTTGCTTATAAAATAGAGCTGAGTGGATCCATCCAAAACATTGATAGTATCGAGCTCAAGTTGGTTTCAGATCCGATtttcactcttgtttgaaacttttctgtatcttcAAAAAGGGCCcagcttttaataaactattttcaattgaattgaactttttttcctaattatgtttttcaggtaattaaaaaagagaaacttacaAACAACCattcatgacaaaaacaattgagattttcagGTTCATGTTACATCCTCAACATTTACCAAAAACATGGATATTGGTATCAGAATCTGCAATATTGACCAGTATCAGAttggtatcggatcaatacccaaatgtTCAGTCTCACCCATTAGAAAGTGAAGAGTTAGGAGCTGGAAATGCACAAAATCTATaaagaacatcaaaaacacgAATAAAAAAGTTATATGAAGATAAAAGAATCTGGAAACTTTGTCCTGGTCTTATCGCTTCAATAGAACCcagtgtaattttttattttttttattctacaaaccatgaatggatggacggaaATGAGTTTGACTCTTAACTCTGAATGTCTTAaagatttttggttttcttctttaagttttgtttttcttacatttttttacttctattttttaagaaaagttattttaagatCAAGTTtgacccatagactgtatataatgactggactgagcaagcccccctacttccgtgttccatataggaagNNNNNNNNNNNNNNNNNNNNNNNNNNNNNNNNNNNNNNNNNNNNNNNNNNNNNNNNNNNNNNNNNNNNNNNNNNNNNNNNNNNNNNNNNNNNNNNNNNNNNNNNNNNNNNNNNNNNNNNNNNNNNNNNNNNNNNNNNNNNNNNNNNNNNNNNNNNNNNNNNNNNNNNNNNNNNNNNNNNNNNNNNNNNNNNNNNNNNNNNNNNNNNNNNNNNNNNNNNNNNNNNNNNNNNNNNNNNNNNNNNNNNNNNNNNNNNNNNNNNNNNNNNNNNNNNNNNNNNNNNNNNNNNNNNNNNNNNNNNNNNNNNNNNNNNNNNNNNNNNNNNNNNNNNNNNNNNNNNNNNNNNNNNNNNNNNNNNNNNNNNNNNNNNNNNNNNNNNNNNNNNNNNNNNNNNNNNNNNNNNNNNNNNNNNNNNNNNNNNNNNNNNNNNNNNNNNNNNNNNNNNNNNNNNNNNNNNNNNNNNNNNNNNNNNNNNNNNNNNNNNNNNNNNNNNNNNNNNNNNNNNNNNNNNNNNNNNNNNNNNNNNNNNNNNNNNNNNNNNNNNNNNNNNNNNNNNNNNNNNNNNNNNNNNNNNNNNNNNNNNNNNNNNNNNNNNNNNNNNNNNNNNNNNNNNNNNNNNNNNNNNNNNNNNNNNNNNNNNNNNNNNNNNNNNNNNNNNNNNNNNNNNNNNNNNNNNNNNNNNNNNNNNNNNNNNNNNNNNNNNNNNNNNNNNNNNNNNNNNNNNNNNNNNNNNNNNNNNNNNNNNNNNNNNNNNNNNNNNNNNNNNNNNNNNNNNNNNNNNNNNNNNNNNNNNNNNNNNNNNNNNNNNNNNNNNNNNNNNNNNNNNNNNNNNNNNNNNNNNNNNNNNNNNNNNNNNNNNNNNNNNNNNNNNNNNNNNNNNNNNNNNNNNNNNNNNNNNNNNNNNNNNNNNNNNNNNNNNNNNNNNNNNNNNNNNNNNNNNNNNNNNNNNNNNNNNNNNNNNNNNNNNNNNNNNNNNNNNNNNNNNNNNNNNNNNNNNNNNNNNNNNNNNNNNNNNNNNNNNNNNNNNNNNNNNNNNNNNNNNNNNNNNNNNNNNNNNNNNNNNNNNNNNNNNNNNNNNNNNNNNNNNNNNNNNNNNNNNNNNNNNNNNNNNNNNNNNNNNNNNNNNNNNNNNNNNNNNNNNNNNNNNNNNNNNNNNNNNNNNNNNNNNNNNNNNNNNNNNNNNNNNNNNNNNNNNNNNNNNNNNNNNNNNNNNNNNNNNNNNNNNNNNNNNNNNNNNNNNNNNNNNNNNNNNNNNNNNNNNNNNNNNNNNNNNNNNNNNNNNNNNNNNNNNNNNNNNNNNNNNNNNNNNNNNNNNNNNNNNNNNNNNNNNNNNNNNNNNNNNNNNNNNNNNNNNNNNNNNNNNNNNNNNNNNNNNNNNNNNNNNNNNNNNNNNNNNNNNNNNNNNNNNNNNNNNNNNNNNNNNNNNNNNNNNNNNNNNNNNNNNNNNNNNNNNNNNNNNNNNNNNNNNNNNNNNNNNNNNNNNNNNNNNNNNNNNNNNNNNNNNNNNNNNNNNNNNNNNNNNNNNNNNNNNNNNNNNNNNNNNNNNNNNNNNNNNNNNNNNNNNNNNNNNNNNNNNNNNNNNNNNNNNNNNNNNNNNNNNNNNNNNNNNNNNNNNNNNNNNNNNNNNNNNNNNNNNNNNNNNNNNNNNNNNNNNNNNNNNNNNNNNNNNNNNNNNNNNNNNNNNNNNNNNNNNNNNNNNNNNNNNNNNNNNNNNNNNNNNNNNNNNNNNNNNNNNNNNNNNNNNNNNNNNNNNNNNNNNNNNNNNNNNNNNNNNNNNNNNNNNNNNNNNNNNNNNNNNNNNNNNNNNNNNNNNNNNNNNNNNNNNNNNNNNNNNNNNNNNNNNNNNNNNNNNNNNNNNNNNNNNNNNNNNNNNNNNNNNNNNNNNNNNNNNNNNNNNNNNNNNNNNNNNNNNNNNNNNNNNNNNNNNNNNNNNNNNNNNNNNNNNNNNNNNNNNNNNNNNNNNNNNNNNNNNNNNNNNNNNNNNNNNNNNNNNNNNNNNNNNNNNNNNNNNNNNNNNNNNNNNNNNNNNNNNNNNNNNNNNNNNNNNNNNNNNNNNNNNNNNNNNNNNNNNNNNNNNNNNNNNNNNNNNNNNNNNNNNNNNNNNNNNNNNNNNNNNNNNNNNNNNNNNNNNNNNNNNNNNNNNNNNNNNNNNNNNNNNNNNNNNNNNNNNNNNNNNNNNNNNNNNNNNNNNNNNNNNNNNNNNNNNNNNNNNNNNNNNNNNNNNNNNNNNNNNNNNNNNNNNNNNNNNNNNNNNNNNNNNNNNNNNNNNNNNNNNNNNNNNNNNNNNNNNNNNNNNNNNNNNNNNNNNNNNNNNNNNNNNNNNNNNNNNNNNNNNNNNNNNNNNNNNNNNNNNNNNNNNNNNNNNNNNNNNNNNNNNNNNNNNNNNNNNNNNNNNNNNNNNNNNNNNNNNNNNNNNNNNNNNNNNNNNNNNNNNNNNNNNNNNNNNNNNNNNNNNNNNNNNNNNNNNNNNNNNNNNNNNNNNNNNNNNNNNNNNNNNNNNNNNNNNNNNNNNNNNNNNNNNNNNNNNNNNNNNNNNNNNNNNNNNNNNNNNNNNNNNNNNNNNNNNNNNNNNNNNNNNNNNNNNNNNNNNNNNNNNNNNNNNNNNNNNNNNNNNNNNNNNNNNNNNNNNNNNNNNNNNNNNNNNNNNNNNNNNNNNNNNNNNNNNNNNNNNNNNNNNNNNNNNNNNNNNNNNNNNNNNNNNNNNNNNNNNNN containing:
- the napba gene encoding N-ethylmaleimide-sensitive factor attachment protein, beta a: MDNTGKEKEAMQLMAEADKKVKASGSFLGGMFGGNHKVEDACEMYARAANMFKMAKNWSAAGNAFCQAARLHMQLQNKLDSATSFVDAGNAYKKADPQEAINCLNQAIDIYTDMGRFTIAAKHHITIAEIYESELVDIEKAIAHYEQAADYYKGEESNSSANKCLLKVGHYSAQLEQYQKAIEIYEQVAMSTMDNPLLKYNAKEYFFKASLCHFIVDELNAKLAIEKYEEMFPAFSDSRELKLLKKLLEAHEEQNSEAFTEAVKEFDSVSRLDQWLTTMLLRIKKTIQGDAGDLK